One part of the Rhodococcus oxybenzonivorans genome encodes these proteins:
- the crgA gene encoding cell division protein CrgA — MPKSKVRKKTDYTINPASRTPVKVKAGPSSTLYVSVMLGFMLVGLVWLLVYYLAADQLTWMNDLGAYNFLIGFGFMVVGLIMTMRWR; from the coding sequence ATGCCGAAGTCGAAGGTCCGGAAGAAGACCGATTACACGATCAACCCTGCGAGCCGCACACCGGTGAAGGTGAAGGCAGGTCCGTCGAGCACCCTGTACGTCTCGGTGATGCTGGGCTTCATGCTGGTCGGGCTGGTCTGGCTGCTGGTCTACTACCTCGCCGCCGATCAGCTCACCTGGATGAACGACCTCGGGGCCTACAACTTCCTCATCGGGTTCGGCTTCATGGTGGTGGGTTTGATCATGACGATGCGCTGGCGCTGA
- a CDS encoding DUF881 domain-containing protein: MTRSNLWRIAVLVVCLVAGLLVATTREVSHGNEIRAGDSTRLSDLVRNAQAETDDVAETRDRLAAEVESLQQEAAASDTGVAQVLADTKALATDAGLTPMTGPGVTVTLTDAPRDADGKYPVDAAPDDLVVHQQDVQSVLNALWVGGAEAVGMQDQRIVNTSAPRCIGNTLLLHGRTYSPPYVMSAIGDPARLEAALANEPGIRVFKQYAARFGLGYSQTVSGQLTVPGYAGH; the protein is encoded by the coding sequence GTGACCAGGTCCAACTTATGGCGGATCGCCGTGCTGGTGGTGTGTCTGGTTGCCGGATTGCTGGTTGCCACCACCAGGGAGGTGTCGCACGGCAACGAAATTCGCGCCGGGGACTCCACTCGACTGTCCGACCTGGTCCGCAACGCCCAGGCCGAGACGGACGACGTGGCCGAGACCCGCGACCGGCTGGCAGCCGAGGTGGAGTCGCTGCAGCAGGAGGCCGCCGCCTCCGACACCGGGGTCGCGCAGGTGCTCGCCGACACCAAAGCCCTTGCCACGGACGCCGGGCTCACCCCGATGACCGGGCCCGGAGTCACCGTCACTCTCACCGACGCCCCCCGCGACGCGGACGGGAAGTATCCGGTGGACGCAGCACCGGACGATCTCGTCGTGCACCAGCAGGATGTCCAGAGTGTGCTGAACGCCCTGTGGGTGGGCGGTGCCGAGGCCGTCGGCATGCAGGACCAGCGGATCGTCAACACGTCGGCGCCACGGTGTATCGGCAACACGCTATTGCTGCACGGACGCACCTACAGTCCGCCGTACGTGATGTCGGCGATCGGCGACCCGGCCCGCCTCGAGGCGGCATTGGCCAACGAGCCGGGCATCCGGGTGTTCAAGCAGTACGCCGCGCGGTTCGGCCTCGGCTATTCGCAGACAGTGTCCGGCCAGTTGACCGTGCCCGGATACGCGGGGCACTGA
- a CDS encoding PH domain-containing protein has product MTEDAPLQWSTPLSAVAALAIGGVALGAAGLLVSTEPAGRLLVSVAALGLLLTAASAGRQRPRLAVDRNAGRIVVGRLSGRRTYHRSDIERARIVRYPRLGRRVPMLEIDVRAPDGTERLLIFGRWDLGTNPEDVFDALSVHRLVGPESRQ; this is encoded by the coding sequence ATGACTGAAGACGCGCCGTTGCAGTGGTCCACTCCGCTCAGCGCGGTTGCCGCCCTCGCGATCGGCGGAGTGGCGCTGGGCGCCGCGGGCCTGTTGGTGTCGACGGAACCGGCGGGGCGACTTCTCGTGTCCGTGGCAGCCCTCGGCCTCCTCCTGACGGCGGCGTCTGCGGGACGCCAGCGACCCCGGCTCGCAGTAGATCGGAATGCGGGCCGCATCGTGGTGGGCCGTCTGAGTGGTCGCCGCACGTACCACCGGTCTGACATCGAGCGCGCGCGAATCGTCCGCTACCCGCGGCTGGGACGCCGGGTACCGATGCTCGAGATCGACGTCCGGGCCCCCGACGGCACCGAACGCCTGCTCATCTTCGGGCGGTGGGATCTGGGTACCAATCCGGAAGATGTGTTCGATGCCCTGTCCGTTCACCGCCTGGTAGGCCCGGAGTCCCGTCAGTAG
- a CDS encoding peptidylprolyl isomerase, which translates to MTSPHQTATATLHTNRGDIKIALFGNHAPKTVENFVGLAQGSKEYTTANAGGTNSGPFYDGAVFHRVIDGFMIQGGDPTGTGAGGPGYKFGDEFHPELQFDRAYLLAMANAGPGTNGSQFFITTGPTPHLNRRHTIFGEVVDEESKKVVDAISSTATDRSDRPLEPVVINSVSIA; encoded by the coding sequence GTGACTTCACCACATCAGACCGCAACCGCAACGCTGCACACCAACCGCGGCGACATCAAGATCGCGCTCTTCGGCAACCACGCTCCGAAGACCGTCGAGAACTTCGTCGGCCTCGCGCAGGGGTCGAAGGAGTACACCACCGCCAACGCAGGCGGCACCAACTCCGGCCCGTTCTACGACGGCGCCGTCTTCCACCGCGTCATCGACGGCTTCATGATCCAGGGCGGTGACCCCACGGGCACCGGCGCCGGTGGTCCGGGCTACAAGTTCGGCGACGAGTTCCACCCCGAGCTGCAGTTCGACCGCGCCTACCTGCTGGCCATGGCCAACGCCGGCCCCGGCACCAACGGCTCGCAGTTCTTCATCACCACGGGCCCGACGCCGCACCTCAACCGTCGCCACACCATCTTCGGTGAGGTTGTCGACGAGGAGTCGAAGAAGGTCGTCGACGCCATCTCCTCCACCGCCACCGACCGGTCCGACCGCCCGCTGGAGCCGGTCGTGATCAACAGCGTTTCCATCGCGTAA
- a CDS encoding aminodeoxychorismate/anthranilate synthase component II, with product MRILVVDNYDSFVFNLVQYLGQLGTRAVVWRNDDPNLTGPEAIAAAAADFDGILLSPGPGTPQRAGATMDLVKACADSGTPLLGVCLGHQAIGAAFGATVDRAPELLHGKTSVVHHSGNGVLAGLPDPFTATRYHSLTVLEDTIPDELEVTAHTDSGIVMAMRHRELPIHGVQFHPESVLTQGGHRMLANWLTVCGDAPQDSLVDTLEAEVAEALGA from the coding sequence ATGAGGATTCTCGTCGTCGACAACTACGACAGCTTCGTGTTCAACCTGGTCCAGTACCTCGGGCAGCTGGGAACACGGGCCGTGGTCTGGCGCAACGACGATCCGAACCTCACCGGGCCGGAGGCAATAGCGGCCGCAGCAGCCGACTTCGACGGCATCCTGCTCAGCCCCGGACCCGGCACACCGCAGCGGGCGGGCGCCACGATGGACCTCGTGAAGGCCTGCGCCGACTCCGGCACCCCGCTGCTCGGAGTCTGCCTCGGCCATCAAGCCATCGGAGCCGCGTTCGGTGCCACCGTGGACCGGGCACCGGAACTGCTGCACGGCAAGACCAGCGTCGTCCACCACAGTGGGAACGGTGTCCTGGCCGGCCTGCCCGATCCGTTCACCGCCACGCGCTATCACTCACTCACCGTTCTCGAGGACACCATCCCGGACGAACTCGAGGTGACGGCCCACACGGACAGCGGCATCGTCATGGCCATGCGACACCGGGAGCTTCCCATCCACGGTGTGCAGTTCCACCCGGAGTCCGTGCTCACGCAGGGTGGGCACCGGATGCTGGCCAACTGGCTCACCGTGTGCGGCGACGCCCCGCAGGACTCGCTGGTCGACACCCTCGAGGCCGAGGTCGCGGAGGCGTTGGGGGCGTAG
- a CDS encoding rhomboid family intramembrane serine protease translates to MTNPGWGGAANEGTPPQPRCVRHPDRPTALSCNRCGRPSCPDCLREAAVGYHCVDCVAAGRRDVRPVRGVAGNTVVPGRVTPSVTYTLMGLNVLAFLATAAQSRSILHNESPSPLFSDWALNPGLVADGQWIRLIGSGFLHFGLIHLAVNMFALYILGRDTELILGRARYTAVYLVSLLGGSASVMAFQSVFSSGGGLSWTAGASGAIFGLMGAEAIILLRLRRSPAPIVSVIAINVIISLSIPGISFWGHLGGLVAGALATAGILYGPQVLGVGNNRERAVTVGWLCLGAVLIATLGVIAMRIVQLRAQLGY, encoded by the coding sequence ATGACCAACCCCGGCTGGGGCGGTGCTGCGAACGAGGGCACCCCGCCCCAGCCGCGGTGCGTCCGGCATCCCGACCGTCCCACCGCGTTGTCCTGCAATCGGTGTGGCCGCCCGTCATGCCCCGACTGTCTGCGTGAGGCCGCGGTCGGTTATCACTGCGTCGACTGTGTCGCCGCCGGCCGGCGCGACGTCCGGCCCGTACGGGGCGTCGCCGGCAACACGGTGGTGCCCGGCCGTGTGACGCCGAGCGTCACGTACACGCTGATGGGCCTCAACGTTCTCGCATTCCTCGCAACTGCGGCGCAGTCACGCAGCATCCTGCACAACGAGAGTCCGTCGCCGCTGTTCTCCGACTGGGCGCTCAATCCCGGATTGGTGGCCGACGGCCAATGGATCCGGTTGATCGGCAGCGGCTTCCTTCACTTCGGTCTGATCCATCTGGCCGTCAATATGTTCGCCCTCTACATCTTGGGCCGCGATACCGAACTGATCCTCGGTCGCGCCCGCTACACGGCGGTGTACCTCGTGTCGCTTCTGGGCGGGTCGGCGTCCGTGATGGCGTTTCAATCCGTCTTCTCTTCGGGTGGCGGATTGAGTTGGACCGCCGGCGCATCCGGCGCAATCTTCGGCCTGATGGGTGCCGAGGCCATCATCTTGCTCCGCTTGCGTCGCAGCCCCGCCCCGATCGTGTCGGTGATCGCCATCAACGTGATCATCAGCCTGTCGATCCCCGGAATCTCGTTCTGGGGGCACCTCGGCGGCCTGGTCGCCGGCGCTCTCGCCACCGCCGGGATTCTCTACGGTCCGCAGGTGCTCGGTGTCGGCAACAACCGGGAACGCGCCGTCACCGTCGGCTGGCTCTGCCTCGGCGCGGTCCTTATTGCGACGCTCGGCGTGATCGCCATGCGCATCGTGCAGCTGCGCGCCCAACTCGGCTACTGA